One Synechococcus sp. Nb3U1 genomic window, TGACAAAATGGGTCACCTGCCCTTGAGTTTGTTCCCAAATTTCCACCCCTGTGCCCTGGTAGTGGGCTTGCCAGTTGGCGGGGTTGCTGTATTGATCGGGGTAAAAGTAGAGCTCCGGATCCTCAGCATAAAGGGCACGTGCTTGTTCAATTGCTCCATCTGACCCAAGTGCCGGATCCGTGAGCACCAAATCTACTCCATAGGCGGTGAGGATCTTTTTGCGCTCTGGGCTGGCATTGGCCGGTAAAGCCAGCTTGACCTTGTACCCCAAAGCCGCCCCGATCCAAGCGTAGGCGATGCCGGTATTACCGCTGGTGGCATCCAGAATAATCTTGCCGGGGGTGAGTTTGCCCTGTCTCTCCCCCGTTTGAATCATATTCAGGGCGGGTCGATCCTTCACCGAGCCGCCGGGGTTGTACCATTCTGCTTTGGCATAGAGGCGCACCGTCTCGGGCAGATCAGCAGCAATCCGCCGCAGACGAATCAAGGGGGTCTGCCCCACCAGCTCAATCGGGCTGTCGACGGCAGGGATCAACAGGCGAGAGGAGGATTGAATCGGAGACAAGCGGGATCCCTCGCTAAAAGATGGAGCGTGCCGTAGGCATTGGACAATCACTGCTCATCTTATCCCGGTCTTTTGGGCAATTTAGCCAACAACTTCTTCATCCCTTTCAGGGTTGAGCATTGAGGATTGCAGGCCCAAAACAGGGATCCCATACAACCCCTAGCCCCTGCCCGGCGGCTGACTGTTTTCCCCAGTAGACTTTAAGATAGGGGGTAGAGTGTGAACCATCCCTACAGCACCCTGTTGCTCCGCAACGCCCGCCCCATCTCTGGCGGGGTGGAGGCCGTGATGGTGGAAACCGCACAAAGTGGGAACCTCACAAATCGGAGGGCCATGGCAGAAATTGGCATTGTTACCGCCCAGAATTTCGATCGGCGGCGGGGCCAAATCCATGTTTATGATGGCGAGGGCAAAGGCAAGTCTCAGGCAGCCCTGGGTGTTGTGCTGCGTTCCATAGGCTTAGGCATTGAAAATGCTGCTCCTAGCCGTGTGTTGTTGGTGCGTTTCTTGAAAGGGCCGGGCCGACCCTACGCCGAAGATTCCGCTATTGCTGCTCTGCAGCGGGGCTTCCCTCATTTGATCGATCAGTTACGCACCGGACGGGGAGAGTTTTTCGGGCCAGAAGACATTACCAAGTTCGACCGGCAGGAGGCTCGCCGCGGTTGGGATGTGGCCAAAGGGGCCTTGGCCTCTGGGTTTTACTCGGTGGTGGTGTTGGATGAGCTGAACCCGGTGCTGGATCTGGGCCTATTGCCTGTGGATGAGGTGGTGAGCACCTTGCGGCAAAAGCCGGAACCGATGGAAGTGATCATCACGGGGCGGGGTGCCCCCAAAGAGATCATCGATTTGGCCGACCTACACTCGGAAATGCGCAGTATGCGCCAAGCAGAGGAAGTGAATCGCCACAATGGCCAGTTTCATTCCAGCGGCATTGAAATCTATACCGGAGCAGGCAAAGGCAAATCCACCAGCGCTTTAGGACGGGCTTTGCAGGCGATTGGGCGCGGTATTAGCAAAGATCTCTCCCATCGCGTGTTGATCATGCAGTGGCTGAAAGGAGGGACAGGCTACACCGAAGATGCGGCGATTCGGGCCTTGCGGGAAAGTTACCCCGACTTGGTGGATCACCAGCGCTGTGGCCGGGATGCGATCGTCTGGCGGGGCAAACAGCAGGAGATCGACTATGTAGAGGCAGAACGGGGTTGGGAGTTGGCACGGGCGGCCATGGCCTCGGGTCTGTACAAGACGATCATCATGGATGAACTCAACCCGACGGTGGATCTGGAGTTGCTGGATGTGGATCCGATCGTGCAGGCGCTCCTGCGCAAACCGCGCGATACGGAAATCATTATCACAGGCCGCTGCCACGCCCCGCTGCCCTACTTTGAGCTGGCCTCTGTGCATTCAGAAATGGTGAGCCACAAGCACTATGCTGAGCAGGGGGCCGATCTGCGGCGTGGAGTGGATTATTGACGAGATCTTTTGCAACCATTCTGAATCCAGCTGTGTTAGCTCCCTGTTTGTTACCTCATCTATCACTTCATCCCGATCCGACAAATCTGGCGCATCTGCTGCTCTCTCTGTGTCAGACGGAGGTGTGGGTAGAGGGATCCGAGCATCTTCCCGAAGGGCCGATGGTGGTGGTGAGCAATCATCGCAGTTTTCTGGATGCACCGGTGCTGATTGCGGGGTTGGGGCGCCCGATTCGTTTTGCCTGCCACTATTACCTGTCGCAAGTGCCGCTGCTGCGAGAAATTGCCCTGGGGTTGGGCTGTATTCCTCTCAGACAGGGATCCCAGCGGCAGATGCATTTCTTTCGGCAGGCGCAGGCTAGTCTGGCGGCGGGCATAGGGGTAGGGATTTTCCCAGAAGGGGCTGAGCAGATCACTCGCGAAACTTTGCCCCAGGAGGTGGGGCGTTTTCAGCCCGGTTTTGCCCATTTGGCCTTGGCCTCGGGTGTGGATCCCTTGCCGATTGTGCCGGTGGCGGTGCGGGTGCAGGAAGAATGGCGGGGGGTAGATATCCCAATGGCATTTTTCCGCTGGTTTGATCCAACTGAGCCGATGTTTCAGCAGGAAACCGGGCATCCGGTGGTGTTTTATCGTCGCGTTGCCCTCAAGGTGGGATCCCCCCTTTGGCTGACTCACTCACAGCGCTGTGGATCCCGGCAGGAACGGCTGCAGGTGATTCAACAGTTGGCTGCTACTGCTCGAGAACAAGTACAAGCTGGATTGAACAATTGAGTATCAAGTATGGAGCCAATGGTGTCTACCCTTGTTAGCCCTTCGACAGGATCAAGCTGTGAAGAACGGCCTCTCCTGTTGTATCTGCCAGGGATGGATGGCACAGGCGATTTGTTTTACCGGCAGGCGCAAGCCTTGCAGCAGGAGTTTCGCATTCGCCCCTTGAGCTTGAACCACTCAGAATCGGGGGAGAACTGGGAAGCCCTGGCGGATTGGGTGGGATCCCAACTGGAAGAAGGGGGAACCTACCTATGTGGGGAGTCTTTTGGGGCCTGCTTAGCCTTACAGGTAGCGACTCGTTGGCCGCAGCAGTGTCGGGGCTTGATTTTGGTGAATCCGGCCTCTTCGTTGCGGCGGGGGCCGTGGTGGATGGCGGGCCGCTTTCTATTGCCGTTTATGCCCCAGGGACTTTACCGCCAACTGTCGGAGCGGGGGTTGGAGTTCTTGGCGGAGTTGAGCCAGATGGAGCCTGAAGATCGGGAGCAACTGCGCCAGGCGGTTCACAGTGTCGATCAGGAGGTGGCGGCCCATCGTTTGGCTCTGCTGGGATCCTTTGCGGTGGATGAATTGCCGCTGGAATCCTTGCCTCTGCCCACACTCTTGGTGGCGGGAGGACGAGATCGCCTGTTGCCCTCCGTGAATGAGGTGCGGCGGCTGGCGGAACGGCTGCCCCAGGTACAGGTGGAGATCTCTCCCTACAGTGGCCATGCCTGTTTGTTAGAACGGCAGATGAACCTACGGCGCTACCTGCTGAAGCGGGATAGCCTTCTTGCCCAACCTCTGTTCAGTTCCTCTGGATCACGGTAAGGGATCCCCATAAATCTGGGGTTCTTGCCTTGGCGGGCCTGGGATCCTGCTGGTGCTCGGCTCGATCCAACCAGAGGGCATTGAGTCCTGCCGCTTTTGCCCCCAGGTAATCTTGGTGGTAGCTATCGCCAATGTGCCAGGCTTGCTCAGAAGGGATCCCTTGCGCCTTGAGGGCGGCGTGAAAAATCTTCGCATCCGCTTTGGCATAGCCCACCCGGGTGGAGAGGGTGATGCTGGAAAAGTATTCCTCCAACTGCAGCTGCTTCAACACCGGCACCAGGCGGCTATCGAAATTGGAGATTACCCCCAGCTGGATCCCTTGTTCTCGCAAAGTTTGCAAAACGGGCAGCGTTTCTGGATACAGTTCCCAGGGATCCCTTCCGGCAAACAGCTCAAACACCTGGTCGAAAAAAGCCTCAAATTCGGGGAAACCCGCCAGGGATCCCGTTTGATCGCCCAGTTGCTCGCCAAATTGGCTAAAAGTATCCTGTACCACCTGGTGCCACCAAGCCCGTTCCCAGGCCAACAAATCCGATCCCGTCAAACCTGGTCGTGCCCCCGCTGGAGCCCTAGCGAACGCCTGATAAAACGCCCGATCCAACCCTCGCGGATCCACCCGCACCCCATAGTCTGCCGCCACCTGACCGTAGATTTCCCCCACACTGCCCCGCACCCGAAACAGCGTGCCCACCGCATCGAAAAACAGCACCGACACCATTACTCCCGCGCCTCGTACCGCTCATAAGCATCGACAATCCGCTGCACCAAAGGATGGCGCACCACATCCCGCTGGTCGAAGTAGCAAAAGGCAATTCCTTCCACTCCCCCCAAAATCCGTTCTGCTGTTGCCAAACCCGAAGGGCGGTGGCTGCCCAGATCCGTTTGGGTCAGATCCCCAGTAACCACCATGCGCGACTTAAATCCCAGGCGGGTGAGCACCATCTTCATCTGCTCGGGGGTAGTGTTCTGGGCTTCATCCAAAATAATGAAGGCATTGCTGAGGGTACGGCCCCGCATATAGGCCAGCGGTGCCACCTCGATCACCCCTTGTTCCATCAGTTGTGGCAATTGGGGCGGGTCGATGAATTCAAAAAGAGCGTCGTACAGAGGGCGCAGATAGGGATCCACCTTTTCTACGAGATCCCCTGGCAAGAAGCCCAACTTTTCCCCTGCTTCCACCGCCGGTCGGGTCAGGATCAAGCGCTCGTACTCCCGGTTTTGTAGAGCTGCTATCGCCATGACCGCCGCCAAGTAAGTTTTGCCAGTACCTGCTGGGCCAATACCAAAGCAGAGATCGTGGGCACGAATGGCTCCCACATAATCTTGCTGGCGGGGAGTTTTTGGGCGGATCAATTCTCCTTTGCGCGTCCGGGCTAAAACGGCGGTCTGCGCCTGTTGGTAGGCTGGAGCCTCTTGGTTGGAGAGGGCGCGAAAGGCTTGTTCAGCATCGATAGTAGTGATGGGGTGCCCAGTTTGCCAAAGGGGCTTGAGTAACTCCAGCCATTGCCGCACCTGCTGCCGCTGTTGTGGGGTGCCTTTCAGGTAGAGATCTTGCCCCCGTAAGGTGACCAATGCGCCGCTGTAGCGGCTGATCCATTTCAGGTTGGCCTCTCGCACACCCGCCAAGGACATCGCTTGCTGGGGATCGGACAGAGGAATGACCTCAAAATCAGTGGCGGTGGAGGAGCAGTTGTCGTGCATGCCATGGGTGCTAAGCACCCAGAAGACGTGTGATGGTGATCTTATCAGAAGGGTTCGTGGGGACGCTGTGCATCCTGTGAGATCAAAGACCTTCACAAATCTGGGCCCAGGTCTGAACCCATAGTCAATGTATCCTGGAATACGAACTTAAGAAAGATCCTTCTCCCCCCAGGATTACCGCCAAGCCCGAATTCGGGCTTAAATCACAATAGTTTAACGGATCCCTAAGAGATATTGCAAAGGGCCTTTTTTGAGAATCTTGACTTTATCCATCAAGTAATCTTGGTATATCATTGAGGGCGTCTATAGACCGACTGATCTTCGCTTTGGTTGAAATCTTTAGTTGAAATCTTTGGGGCCTCTGCTCAGACTGGTCTTCCATTTTTTTTTGATTTAGGCAACTTTTGTTAACGTTCCTGGATCCCAGATTTTTAGGATCCATCTTGTGTCACTTTCGTTTTGAAAGATTTCCCGAAAAAGGAGAAACCTATGTCTACTCAATCTGCATCTGATACTTTGGGGTTGCCGGAAATGCAATTGGCTTCTGTTCCTGCCCAGATCATCTGTGATGGCAGTGACTTGGATTGGAGTCAGGCTTTGGTGATTGAGGGTAGCCATCCTGAAGAAGAGGGGTTGCAGGCGTGGATCTGCTTCCGAGGGCTACGGGTGAATCAAGATCTGGGCAACATTCTGCGCTGGGAGGAGCGTCCGCTACGGGCTAGCCGGATCCGATTTTCCGTCAACAATGTAGCCTGGCGCTACGGCTTCTCCTTTTCCACCGGGATCAAATCTCCTCTCGGTAAAGGGATCCCTACCCCCGACGGCTGGCGCTATCCTGGTCTCTGCCGCTACGGCATTGTTTTGTTCCAACCCAACGCCCAACTGGTGGCCCATCAGGTGCAAGAGGCTTCGCTAGAGCGGCCCCAAGAGGTAGATCTAGATCCCAATCTGGATATTGGGTTCAATGTCAACGATGCCAAAGGCAGTTACGGCGACAACAGCGGCAGCTTTGATGTTTACCTGCAAGTGGTGGGGTGAAGTACCCGACGCTCATCGCAAGCGATAGAACGCGGGCTTCTCTAATAGTTTTTCCACCACAATCACTTGATTCTCGTTTGCTATCTTGAAGGATAGCTTGTGATGAAAGTCTTTTCTAAGCTGTGCAATCTTGCTATGCACCTTAGCAATTTTTAACCGCGCTTTATTCCTGTTTTTTTCTATCTTTTGAACGTCTGGATAGTTTGCACTGTTTGTGTTTTAGGTTGCGTTTATCCTTCTTGAGGTAGCGAGGATTGGCAAGCCTAGAGCCCTCAGAAGTGATAGCGAAGTCTGTCAATCCCAAGTCAATTCCAATGGCATTCTCATCGCTAGACTGTTCTGGCTTAGTCGCGCCATCTTCTACTACCAGAGAAGCAAAGTATTTACCATCTCGATAGCCATCGCGTACAGCCAAAATGCTTGGCTAGTGTGATAAGCTGCTCATTGGTGGGATAAATTCTGACCTTAATTGTTTTCAAAATGTTTCTGTGTCAGTATAAATCTGACATCGTGATAAAGCGCTATCTGTTAAGAATTGGAGATATTTTGTTCCTTTGCTTTGCTCAGTCACGCGGCTCTCATCCCGACGCTACGCCTACGGCAGGCTACGCCAACACCTTGCCCTTCGGGAAGCAAGCTACAGGTAGAGCACAGGGCTAGGAATGACCTGTGGTTTACTCGCCTAGTAGCTAAATCCCAGCGGTTGCTTTTGACAGGGATCCCAACCGAGCTGACGCAAGAGAGTTGCCGGGTCGGATCCCATCTTCTACAATGGTTGAGCTACTTACTGGGAGGGATCCCAGTTGGGGCTTCTGTACCTAGTTTTGCTGAACCTGGATAGGTTTGAGCTTAACTGGAGAGGTGGCTGAGTGGTTGAAAGCGGCTTCCTGCTAAGAAGTTACGGGGCCTAAAACTCCGTCGAGGGTTCGAATCCCTCCCTCTCCGTTCTCTACGATTTCACCGCTTATGTGGCAGGCGTGGCTCCTGAGCCGATGGGGGATAGCTCTCTGGCTCAATTTTGCTCTGGTGTTCTTGGGCCTGTTGAGTCCACAGAAGGCATTAACGCGAGCGGGGGTCATCCATGCGGGTCTTCTCGGGCTATTGGTTTGGGGGGGCCTGGGGGAGCGGGGCTATGGGGTGGTAGCGGCCTACTTTTTGATCGGGACGGCAGTGACCAAGCTAGGGATCCGTCGTAAGCAAGCCCAAGGAATCGCTGAAAAGCGGGGTGGGGCACGGGGGCCAGAAAATGTCTGGGGATCCGCTCTGACAGGGGCAGTTTGTGCGGTTGGCTATGCCCTCTTTTCTCATCCCTTGTGGTGGTTGGGGTACAGCGCCAGCTTCGCGGCGAAATTGGCGGATACCGTCAGTAGTGAAGTGGGTAAAGCCTATGGCCGCAAGACCTTTTTGATCACCACCTTTCAAGCAGTACCAGCGGGCACAGAAGGGGCGATTAGCTTAGAGGGATCCCTGGCGGGAGTAGCGGCAGCAGCAGGACTTTCGGTGTTGGCTTGGGGCATTGGTGGGGAATGGGTGGGAGCCAACCTGCTTTGGTTGGTTATCTGCTGGCTGGCTGGGATCCTGGCGACCCTGGCGGAAAGTTGGATCGGGGTGGTATTGCAACCTCGCTTTGCTTGGATGACCAATGAGGTGGTGAATGGTCTGCAAACCACGTTGGCGGCTCTTTTGGCAGTGGGAATGGGATCCCTGGTAGGGATTGGTCGATGAGGGCGTGCGGAGCACGATACAGCCTTTTCCAGCGTGATCGACTACAGCCAGTCCAAGTCAATCTTGCTATACAAGGTGCGGAGCACCACTGTTTGCCTGAGAAGGATTCAGATCCGCCTAAGGTCACCCAGGCTTTGGGTTAGTTAGAAGGCTCTTCGTAAAGTTGGAAAAGGTAAAGCTGGAAAAGGCTGCGGGAGGGAATTCACTAAGATGCTAGGATCCAGAACACTCCGACTGCTCTGAGTATGACCCCCGAGCAAGAACAGTTGCTTACTGCTGCCATTCTTGAACTGAAGCAGAACTTCAATGTTTTGACGGAAAATCTAGCTCGGCAAGAAACTCGGCAAGACAGACTAGAAGAACTCCTAGCTCGGCAAGAAACTCGGCAAGACAGACTAGAGCGCAACCAAGAGATACTGATGCAACTTCTGCAGCGGTTAGATGCCCGAGTGGATAATCTATCTCGCAGCCAAGCAACCTTAGAGGAAGCGACACTGGCGGCACAACGAGGTCAGGAAATGCTG contains:
- a CDS encoding PhoH family protein, producing the protein MHDNCSSTATDFEVIPLSDPQQAMSLAGVREANLKWISRYSGALVTLRGQDLYLKGTPQQRQQVRQWLELLKPLWQTGHPITTIDAEQAFRALSNQEAPAYQQAQTAVLARTRKGELIRPKTPRQQDYVGAIRAHDLCFGIGPAGTGKTYLAAVMAIAALQNREYERLILTRPAVEAGEKLGFLPGDLVEKVDPYLRPLYDALFEFIDPPQLPQLMEQGVIEVAPLAYMRGRTLSNAFIILDEAQNTTPEQMKMVLTRLGFKSRMVVTGDLTQTDLGSHRPSGLATAERILGGVEGIAFCYFDQRDVVRHPLVQRIVDAYERYEARE
- a CDS encoding TIGR00297 family protein, with the protein product MWQAWLLSRWGIALWLNFALVFLGLLSPQKALTRAGVIHAGLLGLLVWGGLGERGYGVVAAYFLIGTAVTKLGIRRKQAQGIAEKRGGARGPENVWGSALTGAVCAVGYALFSHPLWWLGYSASFAAKLADTVSSEVGKAYGRKTFLITTFQAVPAGTEGAISLEGSLAGVAAAAGLSVLAWGIGGEWVGANLLWLVICWLAGILATLAESWIGVVLQPRFAWMTNEVVNGLQTTLAALLAVGMGSLVGIGR
- a CDS encoding transposase, whose amino-acid sequence is MHSKIAQLRKDFHHKLSFKIANENQVIVVEKLLEKPAFYRLR
- a CDS encoding cob(I)yrinic acid a,c-diamide adenosyltransferase; this translates as MAEIGIVTAQNFDRRRGQIHVYDGEGKGKSQAALGVVLRSIGLGIENAAPSRVLLVRFLKGPGRPYAEDSAIAALQRGFPHLIDQLRTGRGEFFGPEDITKFDRQEARRGWDVAKGALASGFYSVVVLDELNPVLDLGLLPVDEVVSTLRQKPEPMEVIITGRGAPKEIIDLADLHSEMRSMRQAEEVNRHNGQFHSSGIEIYTGAGKGKSTSALGRALQAIGRGISKDLSHRVLIMQWLKGGTGYTEDAAIRALRESYPDLVDHQRCGRDAIVWRGKQQEIDYVEAERGWELARAAMASGLYKTIIMDELNPTVDLELLDVDPIVQALLRKPRDTEIIITGRCHAPLPYFELASVHSEMVSHKHYAEQGADLRRGVDY
- a CDS encoding HAD-IA family hydrolase — translated: MVSVLFFDAVGTLFRVRGSVGEIYGQVAADYGVRVDPRGLDRAFYQAFARAPAGARPGLTGSDLLAWERAWWHQVVQDTFSQFGEQLGDQTGSLAGFPEFEAFFDQVFELFAGRDPWELYPETLPVLQTLREQGIQLGVISNFDSRLVPVLKQLQLEEYFSSITLSTRVGYAKADAKIFHAALKAQGIPSEQAWHIGDSYHQDYLGAKAAGLNALWLDRAEHQQDPRPAKARTPDLWGSLTVIQRN
- a CDS encoding PLP-dependent cysteine synthase family protein codes for the protein MSPIQSSSRLLIPAVDSPIELVGQTPLIRLRRIAADLPETVRLYAKAEWYNPGGSVKDRPALNMIQTGERQGKLTPGKIILDATSGNTGIAYAWIGAALGYKVKLALPANASPERKKILTAYGVDLVLTDPALGSDGAIEQARALYAEDPELYFYPDQYSNPANWQAHYQGTGVEIWEQTQGQVTHFVTGLGTSGTCMGVGRRLRDYRPDIQIVAMQPDSPFHGLEGLKHMATALKPDIYDPSLPDLNLEISTEAAQKMVKRLALEEGLLVGISAGANVVAALQVARQLSAGVVVTIFCDGADKYLSERFWTEL
- a CDS encoding transposase, with amino-acid sequence MAVRDGYRDGKYFASLVVEDGATKPEQSSDENAIGIDLGLTDFAITSEGSRLANPRYLKKDKRNLKHKQCKLSRRSKDRKKQE
- a CDS encoding lysophospholipid acyltransferase family protein; its protein translation is MLPHLSLHPDPTNLAHLLLSLCQTEVWVEGSEHLPEGPMVVVSNHRSFLDAPVLIAGLGRPIRFACHYYLSQVPLLREIALGLGCIPLRQGSQRQMHFFRQAQASLAAGIGVGIFPEGAEQITRETLPQEVGRFQPGFAHLALASGVDPLPIVPVAVRVQEEWRGVDIPMAFFRWFDPTEPMFQQETGHPVVFYRRVALKVGSPLWLTHSQRCGSRQERLQVIQQLAATAREQVQAGLNN
- a CDS encoding helix-turn-helix domain-containing protein; this encodes MKTIKVRIYPTNEQLITLAKHFGCTRWLSRW
- a CDS encoding alpha/beta fold hydrolase, translating into MVSTLVSPSTGSSCEERPLLLYLPGMDGTGDLFYRQAQALQQEFRIRPLSLNHSESGENWEALADWVGSQLEEGGTYLCGESFGACLALQVATRWPQQCRGLILVNPASSLRRGPWWMAGRFLLPFMPQGLYRQLSERGLEFLAELSQMEPEDREQLRQAVHSVDQEVAAHRLALLGSFAVDELPLESLPLPTLLVAGGRDRLLPSVNEVRRLAERLPQVQVEISPYSGHACLLERQMNLRRYLLKRDSLLAQPLFSSSGSR